The Stackebrandtia nassauensis DSM 44728 genome includes the window TCTCGGGCGCCGAACGCCTCGACGCCATCGAACTGGTCTCCGGGCACCTGCGATCACTGGCGCAGCAGACTCTGTCGGTGGCGCCGACGATGACCGAAGCCGAGTTCCTCGGCCTGCTGGGCACCGCGATGGGCGACAACCCGGACCGGTTCCCGGCGCTGCGGGCGGCCATGATGGACGGCACCTGGCCGGACGGACGCGACAACGCGCTGGGCTTCGGGCTGGAGCGCATCCTCGACGGCATCGCCGTCCTCATCGAACGGCGCGCCGTCTTAGTTCAGGCCCCGAACTCGTCGGGGTCCATGCCCATGCGCCGCCCGGATTCGAGCGCGGCGACCGCGGCCATGTCCGCCTCGTCGAGGCTGAAGTCGAAGACGTCGATGTTCTCGACGATCCGCGACGGCGTCACCGACTTCGGGATGACGACGTTGCCCAGCTGGATGTGCCAGCGCAGCACCACCTGGGCGACGGACTTGCCGTGTTTGGCGGCGACCCGCATCAGGCCCGGCTCCACCAACAGCTCGCCGCCCTGCCCGATTGGACGCCAGGCTTCGGTGTGGATGCCGTGCGCCGCATGGTATCCACGCAGCTCGGCCTGCGGCAGGTACGGGTGCAGCTCGATCTGGTTCAGCGCCGGGACGATCTCGCACTCGGCGGCCAGTCGCTCCAGGTGCGACACGTGGAAGTTGGACACGCCGATGGCGCGGGCCCGCTTGTCGGCGTAGACGCGCTCCAGTGCCTTCCACGTCTCGACGTACAGGTCCTGGCCGGGAGCGGGCCAGTGGATCAGATACAGGTCCACATAGTCCATGCCGAGCCGGTCGAGGGACGCGTCGAAGGCCTTCAACGCCGCGTCGAAACCCTGGTCGTTGTTCCACAGTTTCGTGGTGATGAACAGGTCCCCACGGGGGACCCCCGACTCGGCGACCGCCCGCCCGACACCCTCTTCGTTCTTGTACAGCGACGCGGTGTCGATGCTGCGATAGCCGTTGTCGATGGCCACGACACAGGA containing:
- a CDS encoding aldo/keto reductase encodes the protein MTSAPNITLNNGVEMPQLGLGVWRASDDEARRSCVVAIDNGYRSIDTASLYKNEEGVGRAVAESGVPRGDLFITTKLWNNDQGFDAALKAFDASLDRLGMDYVDLYLIHWPAPGQDLYVETWKALERVYADKRARAIGVSNFHVSHLERLAAECEIVPALNQIELHPYLPQAELRGYHAAHGIHTEAWRPIGQGGELLVEPGLMRVAAKHGKSVAQVVLRWHIQLGNVVIPKSVTPSRIVENIDVFDFSLDEADMAAVAALESGRRMGMDPDEFGA